One Phycisphaera mikurensis NBRC 102666 DNA window includes the following coding sequences:
- a CDS encoding NADH-quinone oxidoreductase subunit C: MKIDHPDLPRVRAAFPDAPLFATEFRGETTLVVRPTELHAVLTLLRDDPATGYDFLADVVGVDYLGYPKAREGGPSGRFAVVYNLQSTATGRRLFVKALLDPSVDTDGTADDPALHLDSCVDLWPGAEWMEREVYDMLGIRFDRHPDLRRILLWEAYPTHPLRKDYPVRGQGEREDYRIVQRS, translated from the coding sequence ATGAAGATCGACCACCCGGACCTCCCGCGCGTCAGAGCCGCCTTCCCCGACGCCCCGCTCTTCGCGACGGAGTTCCGCGGCGAGACGACGCTGGTGGTCCGGCCCACCGAGCTGCACGCGGTGCTCACCCTGCTCAGAGACGACCCGGCGACCGGCTACGACTTCCTGGCCGACGTCGTCGGCGTGGACTACCTCGGCTACCCCAAGGCGAGAGAGGGCGGCCCCAGCGGGCGCTTCGCCGTCGTCTACAACCTCCAGAGCACGGCCACCGGCCGGCGTCTGTTCGTGAAGGCGTTGCTGGACCCCAGCGTCGACACCGACGGCACCGCCGACGACCCGGCGCTGCACCTGGACAGCTGCGTGGACCTCTGGCCCGGGGCGGAGTGGATGGAGCGTGAGGTGTACGACATGCTCGGCATCCGCTTCGACCGGCACCCCGACCTCCGCCGGATCCTGCTCTGGGAGGCCTACCCGACGCACCCGCTCCGCAAGGATTACCCGGTCCGCGGGCAGGGCGAGCGGGAGGACTACCGGATCGTGCAGCGGAGCTGA
- a CDS encoding ATP-binding protein, with translation MLVLTVIAGPDRGRRFELPDHEPQQIGRSSEALPLTDRTISRRHVELTPDPEHGVWVLRDLESSNGTYVNGVRVTGSRTLKVGDQIRAGSTLLSFGDGALAFARSRREPGTRLRPVERGEMDIHLEHQVQSSDDSVIMSSPEPRQSAQFQLNVLYELVSLVGSLKEKPQLFTRVMDTVFDHFDADRGFILVGEEVGSELLPVVVRQRAAAPETAPPGTPATPIAYSKTIVEYVTRKNVGVLTSNAMNDRRFASGDSVQGFHIHSAMCVPIRYKHRFYGVIHLDSQVANYTYTEDQLALLTAIGTQTGLALANLRLVEARVRAERLAAVGQTVASLSHSIKNILQGLRGGADVVDLGLKKNNTPVVVSGWKIVSRNLERIYELTMNMLAFSKQRRPEFEMTNLNPLLEEAVALLTPQFEAAKVALVTDFAADLAPLPLDGGGLHQAMLNLLSNALDACESEEGVVTITSSFDDDRDEVVVSVRDNGAGMSAATRDRLFEPFHSTKGLRGTGLGLVVTQKIVNEHGGVISVESAPGAGTCFTIRLPIQLGEAPDPGDTGAPQLPPPAG, from the coding sequence ATGCTTGTTCTCACCGTCATCGCAGGCCCCGACCGCGGGCGCCGGTTCGAGCTCCCCGACCACGAGCCGCAGCAGATCGGGCGGTCCAGCGAGGCGTTGCCGCTGACGGACCGGACGATCTCGCGGCGGCACGTGGAGCTCACGCCCGATCCCGAGCACGGCGTCTGGGTGCTGCGCGACCTGGAGTCCAGCAACGGCACCTACGTCAACGGCGTGCGGGTCACCGGATCGCGGACGCTCAAGGTCGGCGATCAGATCCGGGCCGGATCCACGCTGCTGAGCTTCGGGGACGGGGCGTTGGCCTTCGCGCGGAGCCGGCGTGAGCCCGGCACGCGGCTCCGCCCGGTGGAACGCGGCGAGATGGACATCCACCTCGAGCACCAGGTCCAGAGCAGCGACGACTCGGTCATCATGAGCTCGCCCGAGCCGCGGCAGTCGGCCCAGTTCCAGCTGAACGTGCTCTACGAGCTGGTCTCGCTGGTGGGGTCGCTCAAGGAGAAGCCCCAGCTGTTCACGCGGGTGATGGACACGGTCTTCGACCACTTCGACGCGGACCGCGGCTTCATCCTCGTCGGCGAGGAAGTGGGCAGCGAGCTGCTCCCGGTGGTCGTCCGGCAACGCGCCGCCGCACCGGAGACCGCCCCCCCCGGCACGCCCGCGACCCCGATCGCGTACTCCAAGACGATCGTCGAGTACGTGACGCGCAAGAACGTCGGCGTGCTCACCAGCAACGCGATGAACGACCGCCGCTTCGCCAGCGGCGACAGCGTGCAGGGCTTCCACATCCACTCCGCGATGTGTGTGCCGATCCGCTACAAGCACCGCTTCTACGGCGTGATCCACCTGGACAGCCAGGTCGCCAACTACACCTACACCGAAGACCAGCTCGCGCTGCTCACCGCGATCGGCACCCAGACCGGCCTCGCGCTGGCGAACCTGCGGCTGGTGGAGGCTCGCGTCCGCGCCGAGCGGCTCGCGGCCGTCGGCCAGACGGTGGCGTCGCTGAGCCACTCCATCAAGAACATCTTGCAAGGCCTCCGCGGCGGCGCCGACGTGGTCGACCTGGGCCTCAAGAAGAACAACACGCCGGTGGTGGTCTCGGGCTGGAAGATCGTGAGCCGCAACCTCGAGCGGATCTACGAGCTGACGATGAACATGCTCGCCTTCAGCAAGCAGCGGCGGCCCGAGTTCGAGATGACGAACCTCAACCCGCTGCTGGAGGAGGCGGTGGCGCTGCTGACCCCGCAGTTCGAGGCCGCCAAGGTGGCGCTGGTCACCGACTTCGCGGCGGACCTCGCCCCGCTGCCGCTCGACGGCGGCGGCTTGCACCAGGCGATGCTGAACCTGCTGTCCAACGCGCTGGACGCCTGCGAATCCGAGGAGGGCGTGGTCACGATCACGTCGTCCTTCGACGACGACCGCGACGAGGTGGTCGTCTCCGTCCGCGACAACGGCGCCGGCATGTCCGCCGCCACCCGCGACCGCCTCTTCGAGCCCTTCCACTCCACCAAGGGGCTCCGCGGCACCGGCCTGGGCCTGGTCGTGACCCAGAAGATCGTCAACGAGCACGGCGGCGTCATCAGCGTGGAGTCCGCGCCCGGGGCGGGCACCTGCTTCACCATCCGGCTGCCCATCCAGCTCGGCGAAGCGCCCGACCCCGGCGACACCGGCGCCCCGCAGCTCCCGCCCCCGGCGGGCTGA
- the argH gene encoding argininosuccinate lyase, translated as MTSPPTSQKPWEHAKSSGSEADPLAARFVSSLDVDRRLAPYDIRGSRAHAAMLLDVGLIEAQDLADIEGGLDEIEQEIAEQGEAWPGWRIELEDVHMCIEAALIEKTGDAGRKLHTGRSRNDQVATDLVMWVRDAATELSGLLKALECAYIGLAERSATVVMPAYTHLQRAQPIVAGSEALAWCCMFESDRWYLDKCVLNLFASPLGSGAIAGSSLPLDPRQTAKALGFSEPPWNSIAYTATRDSALDFVYGCTTIAMHLSRWAEQWIIYASEEFGFIAIDDAFTTGSSMMPQKRNPDMLELLRGKSSIPYGALVGLLTMCKGLTVGYNRDLQEDKRHVFGAFDCVKDCLMMAERIVRTADFREERIAERLHRGYLDATSLAEYLVTRGVPFRTSHQVVGRLVRKSEQLGRHELSKLSLAEMREASDAIERDVYDWLGAANVVQRYQTAGNSGATGFREQLADWKQRLGIS; from the coding sequence ATGACCAGCCCCCCCACCTCCCAGAAACCCTGGGAGCACGCCAAGTCCTCCGGCTCCGAGGCCGACCCGCTCGCGGCCCGCTTCGTCTCCTCGCTGGACGTCGACCGGCGGCTTGCGCCTTACGACATCCGCGGCTCCAGGGCGCACGCCGCGATGCTGCTCGACGTCGGCTTGATCGAGGCGCAGGACCTCGCCGACATCGAAGGGGGGCTCGACGAGATCGAGCAGGAGATCGCCGAGCAGGGCGAGGCGTGGCCCGGCTGGCGGATCGAGCTCGAGGACGTGCACATGTGCATCGAGGCGGCGCTCATCGAGAAGACCGGCGACGCCGGCAGGAAGCTGCACACCGGCCGCAGCCGCAACGACCAGGTCGCCACCGACCTGGTGATGTGGGTGCGCGACGCCGCGACCGAGCTCTCCGGGCTGCTCAAGGCGCTCGAATGCGCGTACATCGGCCTCGCCGAGCGCAGCGCGACCGTCGTGATGCCGGCCTACACGCACCTGCAGCGGGCCCAGCCGATCGTCGCCGGCAGCGAAGCCCTCGCGTGGTGCTGCATGTTCGAGAGCGACCGCTGGTACCTCGACAAGTGCGTGCTGAACCTCTTCGCCAGCCCGCTGGGCTCGGGCGCGATCGCCGGGAGCTCGCTCCCGCTGGACCCGCGGCAGACGGCGAAGGCCCTCGGCTTCTCCGAGCCGCCGTGGAACTCGATCGCCTACACCGCGACCCGCGACTCCGCGCTGGACTTCGTCTACGGCTGCACGACCATCGCGATGCACCTCTCGCGTTGGGCGGAGCAGTGGATCATCTACGCGAGCGAAGAGTTCGGCTTCATCGCGATCGACGACGCCTTCACCACGGGCAGCTCCATGATGCCCCAGAAGCGCAACCCCGACATGCTCGAGCTGCTCCGCGGCAAGAGCAGCATCCCCTACGGCGCGCTCGTGGGCCTGCTGACGATGTGCAAGGGCCTCACCGTCGGCTACAACCGCGACCTGCAGGAGGACAAGCGGCACGTGTTCGGCGCTTTCGACTGCGTGAAGGATTGCCTGATGATGGCCGAGCGGATCGTCCGCACCGCCGACTTCCGGGAGGAGCGGATCGCCGAGCGGCTGCACCGCGGCTACCTCGACGCCACCAGCCTCGCCGAGTACCTCGTCACCCGGGGCGTGCCCTTCCGCACCAGCCACCAGGTGGTCGGCCGGCTCGTCCGCAAGAGCGAGCAGCTGGGGCGGCACGAGCTCTCGAAGCTGAGCCTCGCGGAGATGCGGGAGGCGAGCGACGCGATCGAGCGGGACGTGTACGACTGGCTGGGCGCGGCCAACGTGGTGCAGCGGTACCAGACGGCGGGAAACTCGGGGGCGACGGGCTTCAGGGAGCAGCTGGCGGACTGGAAGCAGCGACTGGGCATCAGTTGA
- a CDS encoding aminotransferase class IV: MIVYADGGFREKDEAFYPLEERGVLFADGVYEVVRYDRGRPFEMDAHVRRLRASLAGIGLPWPGVEAAASLSDELVRRNGLPDARVYWQVTRSAAGGPGKRSFVHPEKPEPAITMIAYPAEPLDPAAPVEAGEAVIVEDVRWHRCGIKSLMLLPASMAKTEAKRRGAVEALFERAKPGAAGTHITEGSSTNAFAVIGGVLRTHPADGWVLAGVTRAVLLEAARSAALAVEERAFTRAELLAASEAFACSTTQVTALTSVEGTPIGGGKAGEVTRRLAAAYVRRVLGA; the protein is encoded by the coding sequence ATGATCGTCTACGCCGACGGTGGCTTCCGCGAGAAGGACGAGGCCTTCTATCCGCTGGAGGAGCGGGGCGTGCTCTTCGCCGACGGCGTGTACGAGGTGGTGCGGTACGACCGGGGGCGGCCCTTCGAGATGGACGCCCACGTGCGACGGCTGCGAGCGTCCCTGGCGGGGATCGGGCTGCCGTGGCCGGGCGTGGAGGCGGCGGCGTCGCTGTCCGACGAGCTGGTGCGACGCAACGGGCTTCCGGATGCGCGGGTGTACTGGCAGGTGACGCGGTCGGCGGCGGGCGGGCCGGGGAAGCGGAGCTTCGTGCATCCCGAGAAGCCCGAGCCCGCGATCACGATGATCGCGTACCCGGCGGAGCCGCTGGACCCCGCGGCCCCCGTGGAGGCCGGCGAGGCCGTCATCGTCGAGGACGTGCGGTGGCACCGCTGCGGCATCAAGTCGCTGATGCTGCTGCCGGCGTCGATGGCGAAGACCGAGGCGAAGCGGCGGGGCGCCGTGGAGGCGCTCTTCGAGCGGGCGAAGCCGGGGGCGGCCGGGACGCACATCACGGAGGGCTCGTCGACGAACGCCTTCGCCGTGATCGGCGGCGTGCTCCGGACCCACCCCGCAGACGGCTGGGTGCTCGCGGGCGTGACGCGGGCGGTCCTGCTGGAGGCGGCGCGGTCCGCGGCGCTCGCGGTGGAGGAGCGGGCGTTCACGCGGGCGGAGCTGCTGGCGGCTTCGGAGGCCTTCGCGTGCTCGACGACGCAGGTGACGGCGCTCACGTCGGTGGAGGGGACGCCGATCGGCGGCGGGAAGGCCGGGGAGGTGACGCGGCGCCTCGCCGCGGCGTACGTGCGCCGCGTGCTGGGCGCGTGA
- the galK gene encoding galactokinase — protein MTETIPQQRARVATAFRAAFPGAGGPAVVAVAPGRVNLIGEHTDYNDGFVMPLAIDRQALVHGVGRDDLTVRFRSTAFPGTAAFDLGSRPTRGEPAWSNYLRGALAAALDAGLPARGFDAIIDCSVPAGGGLSSSAAIEVATITLLEGLTGRTLDPADKARAAQAAEHEFAGVPCGIMDQLISATGREGHALLIDCRDTTAKPVPLDDPALAVLILNSNQSHALADGAYAQRRASCEAAAEVLGVSALRDADAEAVRAAADAGELTGETHRRARHVVTENRRCQLAAEALLARDYGEAGRLMGESHASLRDDYEVSTRELDTLVELADHARHEGRGVYGSRMTGGGFGGCTVTLVKAAEAEALAEEISTGYRGATGVEATAFITRPCEGARVLA, from the coding sequence ATGACGGAGACGATCCCCCAGCAGCGGGCCCGCGTGGCCACCGCCTTCCGCGCCGCCTTCCCCGGAGCCGGCGGCCCGGCGGTCGTCGCCGTGGCCCCCGGCCGCGTCAACCTGATCGGCGAGCACACCGACTACAACGACGGCTTCGTCATGCCGCTGGCGATCGACCGGCAGGCCCTCGTCCACGGCGTCGGCCGCGACGACCTCACCGTCCGCTTCCGCTCCACCGCCTTCCCGGGGACGGCCGCCTTCGACCTCGGCTCCCGCCCCACGCGCGGCGAGCCGGCCTGGTCCAACTACCTCCGCGGCGCCCTCGCCGCCGCGCTGGACGCCGGCCTGCCCGCTCGCGGCTTCGACGCGATCATCGACTGCAGCGTGCCCGCCGGCGGCGGCCTCTCCTCCAGCGCCGCCATCGAGGTGGCGACGATCACGCTGCTGGAGGGCCTCACCGGCCGGACGCTCGACCCCGCGGACAAAGCCCGCGCCGCGCAGGCCGCCGAGCACGAGTTCGCCGGCGTGCCCTGCGGGATCATGGACCAGCTGATCTCCGCCACCGGCCGCGAAGGGCACGCGCTGCTCATCGACTGCCGCGACACGACCGCCAAGCCGGTGCCGCTGGACGACCCCGCGCTCGCGGTCCTGATCCTCAACTCGAACCAGAGCCACGCCCTCGCCGACGGTGCCTACGCCCAGCGCCGCGCCTCCTGCGAGGCCGCGGCGGAGGTCCTCGGCGTCAGCGCCCTCCGCGACGCCGACGCGGAGGCGGTGCGGGCCGCCGCGGACGCGGGCGAGCTGACCGGCGAGACGCACCGGCGGGCCCGCCACGTCGTCACCGAGAACCGGCGCTGCCAGCTCGCCGCCGAGGCCCTGCTCGCCCGCGACTACGGCGAGGCCGGCCGGCTGATGGGCGAGAGCCACGCCAGCCTGCGTGACGACTACGAGGTCTCCACCCGCGAGCTGGACACCCTCGTCGAGCTCGCCGACCACGCCCGCCACGAGGGCCGCGGCGTGTACGGGTCGCGGATGACCGGCGGGGGCTTCGGCGGCTGCACCGTCACGCTGGTGAAGGCCGCGGAGGCGGAGGCGCTCGCCGAGGAGATCTCCACCGGCTACCGCGGCGCCACCGGCGTCGAGGCCACGGCCTTCATCACGCGCCCCTGCGAGGGCGCCCGCGTGCTGGCTTGA
- a CDS encoding ACP S-malonyltransferase translates to MPESTFLLCPGQGAQSVGMGAAGRDAPPAAHAVFEEADDLLGFSLSGLCSDGPAEMLNRTDMAQVAIYTDSVAAYRGRASTGTLPEVTAAAGLSLGEFTALHLAGAFSFADGLRLVKLRGEAMQEAAEASGGTMVALTGEVEEEAIVRLCDACRGDGVLVPANFNSPMQVVASGSVDACARLAEAAGEAGYRATELSVAGAFHSPLMAPAAERLRAALDGVGWSPLTVPVYANVTAAPHEADAESIKARLVEQLTAPVRWTQSMQRAAADGHRDFLELPPGRVLGGLMRRIDRSLKVTPAA, encoded by the coding sequence ATGCCTGAATCCACCTTCCTCCTCTGCCCCGGCCAGGGCGCCCAGTCCGTCGGCATGGGCGCCGCCGGCCGCGACGCACCGCCGGCGGCGCACGCCGTCTTCGAGGAGGCCGACGATCTGCTCGGCTTCAGCCTCTCGGGCCTCTGCAGCGACGGGCCGGCCGAGATGCTCAACCGCACCGACATGGCGCAGGTGGCGATCTACACCGACTCCGTCGCCGCGTACCGCGGCCGCGCGTCGACCGGGACGCTGCCGGAGGTCACCGCCGCGGCGGGCCTCTCGCTCGGCGAGTTCACCGCGCTGCACCTGGCCGGGGCCTTCTCCTTCGCCGACGGCCTCCGCCTCGTGAAGCTGCGCGGCGAGGCGATGCAGGAGGCCGCCGAGGCGAGCGGCGGCACGATGGTCGCGCTCACCGGCGAGGTGGAGGAGGAGGCGATCGTCAGGCTCTGCGACGCGTGCCGCGGCGACGGTGTGCTCGTCCCGGCGAACTTCAACTCGCCGATGCAGGTCGTCGCCTCCGGCTCGGTCGACGCCTGCGCCCGCCTCGCCGAAGCCGCCGGCGAGGCGGGCTACCGCGCGACGGAGCTGAGCGTTGCCGGCGCCTTCCACTCGCCGCTGATGGCCCCCGCGGCCGAGCGGCTCCGGGCCGCGCTCGACGGCGTCGGCTGGTCGCCGCTCACCGTGCCCGTGTACGCCAACGTCACCGCCGCCCCGCACGAAGCCGACGCCGAGTCGATCAAGGCCCGGCTCGTCGAGCAGCTGACCGCGCCGGTCCGCTGGACGCAGTCGATGCAGCGCGCCGCCGCGGACGGTCACCGCGACTTCCTCGAGCTTCCGCCCGGCCGGGTGCTCGGCGGCTTGATGCGGCGGATCGACCGCTCGCTGAAGGTGACGCCGGCGGCTTGA
- a CDS encoding beta-ketoacyl-ACP synthase III: MPGTAATALEGHRGVRIAGTGVGLAGRVVTNEDLAARVDTTDPWIRQRTGIHQRRYAADDQSLHSLSLTALRNALDDAGLRGADLDLVIVATITPAMACPSTAARLADAVGATPAGAFDLAAACSGFVYGMNLAAASLQTGMYRHVAVVGAEVLSRHVNPDDRRTCILFGDGAGAAILSADQADHRGVLHQSMGSDGGKWGSLYMPRRESDLPEGIDASDTGQPGWNGAYDTLQMQGQEVFKFAVIKTCDMIEQSLAATGLRPADLKLVIPHQSNQRIMATAADRFGLPPEKMYINIDRHGNTSAASVPLCLEEVRRSGRVDEGDLVLFLAIGGGMTWATSLWRL, translated from the coding sequence TTGCCCGGCACCGCGGCGACGGCGCTGGAGGGGCACCGCGGCGTGCGGATCGCCGGCACCGGCGTCGGCCTCGCCGGCCGCGTGGTGACCAACGAGGACCTCGCCGCCCGCGTCGACACCACCGACCCGTGGATCCGACAGCGCACCGGCATCCACCAGCGGCGGTACGCCGCGGACGACCAGTCGCTGCACTCCTTGAGCCTGACGGCGCTCCGCAACGCGCTCGACGACGCCGGTCTCCGCGGCGCCGACCTCGACCTCGTGATCGTCGCGACCATCACGCCGGCGATGGCCTGCCCCTCCACCGCCGCCCGCCTGGCCGACGCGGTGGGAGCGACGCCTGCGGGCGCTTTCGACCTCGCGGCTGCCTGCTCGGGCTTCGTCTACGGGATGAACCTCGCCGCGGCCTCGCTGCAGACCGGCATGTACCGCCACGTCGCGGTCGTCGGTGCCGAGGTCCTCAGCCGGCACGTGAACCCCGACGACCGCCGCACGTGCATCCTCTTCGGCGACGGCGCCGGCGCCGCCATCCTCTCGGCCGACCAAGCCGATCACCGCGGCGTGCTGCACCAGAGCATGGGCTCGGACGGGGGCAAGTGGGGCTCGCTCTACATGCCGCGGCGGGAGAGCGACCTGCCCGAGGGCATCGACGCTTCCGACACCGGCCAGCCGGGCTGGAACGGCGCCTACGACACGCTGCAGATGCAGGGCCAGGAGGTGTTCAAGTTCGCGGTCATCAAGACCTGCGACATGATCGAGCAATCGCTCGCCGCGACCGGGCTCCGGCCCGCCGACCTCAAGCTGGTGATCCCCCACCAGAGCAACCAGCGGATCATGGCCACCGCGGCCGACCGCTTCGGGCTCCCGCCCGAGAAGATGTACATCAACATCGACCGGCACGGCAACACCTCGGCGGCGAGCGTGCCGCTGTGCCTGGAAGAGGTCCGCAGAAGCGGCCGCGTGGACGAGGGCGACCTCGTGCTCTTCCTGGCGATCGGCGGCGGGATGACCTGGGCAACGAGCCTCTGGAGGCTGTAG
- the plsX gene encoding phosphate acyltransferase PlsX — MRIALDVMGGDNAPDAILSGALAAADLLGPAGADAAADDAHTVVLIGDRGIIEEGLEEGGLAGDPRYEIEATTEVIGMAESPTKALRGKSDSSIVRMAELGRGSARGGAGTVSADKACDAIISAGNTGACVAAAQMQLRRLPGVHRPGIAVVLPTFHGPVVVCDVGANPEPRAQHLHQYAHMASVYAERIIGVEDPKVSVMNIGGEEEKGTPLVRETNALCRGDEGLNYVGYVEGRELFEGKANVVVTEGFTGNVVLKLAEGLSAGIFKLIAHEIFETDPELAMKFEPVVKKIYAKHDYHEYGGAPLLGANGICMICHGSSEPRTIRNTIRNAIAYQKSGINEAIVERLGCSDHARGAGR; from the coding sequence TTGCGCATCGCTCTCGACGTGATGGGTGGCGACAACGCCCCCGACGCCATCCTCTCCGGTGCCCTCGCCGCGGCGGACCTGCTCGGGCCCGCCGGGGCTGACGCGGCCGCCGACGACGCGCACACCGTCGTGCTCATCGGCGACCGCGGCATCATCGAGGAGGGGCTCGAGGAAGGCGGGCTCGCCGGCGACCCGCGGTACGAGATCGAGGCGACGACGGAGGTGATCGGCATGGCCGAGTCGCCCACCAAGGCGCTGCGGGGCAAGAGCGACAGCTCGATCGTCCGCATGGCCGAGCTCGGCCGCGGCAGCGCCCGCGGCGGCGCCGGCACCGTCTCCGCGGACAAGGCCTGTGACGCCATCATCTCCGCCGGCAACACCGGCGCCTGCGTCGCCGCCGCCCAGATGCAGCTGCGCCGCCTGCCCGGCGTGCACCGCCCCGGCATTGCCGTCGTGCTCCCGACCTTCCACGGCCCGGTGGTGGTGTGCGACGTGGGGGCCAACCCCGAGCCACGGGCCCAGCACCTCCACCAGTACGCGCACATGGCTTCGGTTTACGCGGAGCGGATCATCGGCGTGGAGGACCCGAAGGTCTCGGTGATGAACATCGGCGGCGAGGAGGAGAAGGGCACGCCGCTCGTCCGCGAGACCAACGCGCTGTGCCGCGGCGACGAGGGCCTGAACTACGTCGGCTACGTCGAGGGGCGGGAGCTGTTCGAGGGCAAGGCGAACGTCGTGGTCACCGAGGGCTTCACCGGCAACGTGGTGCTGAAGCTGGCCGAGGGCCTGTCGGCCGGCATCTTCAAGCTGATCGCGCACGAGATCTTCGAGACCGATCCCGAGCTGGCGATGAAGTTCGAGCCGGTCGTCAAGAAGATCTACGCCAAGCACGACTACCACGAGTACGGCGGGGCGCCCCTCCTGGGGGCCAACGGCATCTGCATGATCTGCCACGGCAGCAGCGAGCCGCGGACGATCCGCAACACGATCCGCAACGCCATCGCGTACCAGAAGTCGGGCATCAACGAGGCGATCGTCGAGCGGCTCGGCTGCAGCGACCACGCACGCGGGGCCGGAAGGTGA
- the rpmF gene encoding 50S ribosomal protein L32, producing the protein MLPVQRKTHSQTRHGRSHHGLTAIQSAACPNCGDTKLPHRACRNCGYVRPGLSVRAHGVAAAKD; encoded by the coding sequence ATGCTTCCCGTTCAGCGCAAGACCCACAGCCAGACCCGCCACGGCCGATCCCATCACGGCCTCACCGCCATCCAGTCGGCCGCGTGCCCGAACTGCGGCGACACCAAGCTCCCCCACCGCGCCTGCCGCAACTGCGGCTACGTGCGCCCCGGCCTGTCGGTGCGTGCCCACGGCGTCGCCGCGGCCAAGGACTGA
- the eboE gene encoding metabolite traffic protein EboE has translation MAGPSPTLVHCTNGYPLAGERWEDVLASLGEHAAAVAALQAGGEPLPLGLYLPAAAAERLIRDERIDTFRGGMRAAGLSVRTLNGFPFARFHTPGDPLRVYRPAWDDRRRVEQSLHLAAVLVELLPAGTQHASISTLPIGWGSDRLDLTAAAANLREVAVRLARLLDRTGVRITIDLEPEPGCLLGDAAAACRFFDEHLGGATQRRHLGVCHDVCHAAVLFADQAQTLAAYRHAGIGVHKVQLTSAPDVVFDGLDEPMADEAVALLRTLPGERSLRQTSLGGEASGFFEDLGEALSAHPRPGGRWRVHHHLPLTLAGLGPLRTTRNAVAEALEDLAAHGERPLLETETYTWEALPPALRAGSLAEGLAGELAWARARIDRAWSR, from the coding sequence TTGGCCGGCCCGTCGCCCACGCTCGTCCACTGCACCAACGGCTACCCCCTGGCGGGGGAGCGGTGGGAGGACGTGCTGGCGTCGCTCGGCGAGCACGCCGCGGCGGTCGCGGCGTTGCAAGCCGGCGGGGAACCGCTCCCGCTGGGCCTGTACCTGCCCGCGGCGGCGGCGGAGCGGCTGATCCGGGACGAGCGGATCGACACCTTCCGCGGCGGCATGCGGGCCGCGGGGCTGAGCGTCCGGACCCTCAACGGCTTCCCCTTCGCCCGCTTCCACACCCCCGGTGATCCCCTCCGCGTGTACCGGCCGGCGTGGGACGACCGCCGCCGGGTGGAGCAGTCGCTGCACCTCGCCGCGGTGCTGGTGGAGCTGCTGCCCGCGGGCACGCAGCACGCGTCGATCTCGACGCTGCCGATCGGCTGGGGGAGCGACCGGCTCGACCTCACGGCCGCCGCCGCGAACCTCCGCGAGGTGGCGGTCCGCCTCGCCCGGCTTCTCGACCGGACCGGCGTCCGGATCACGATCGACCTCGAGCCCGAGCCGGGCTGCCTGCTCGGGGACGCGGCCGCCGCGTGCCGCTTCTTCGACGAGCACCTCGGCGGTGCGACCCAGAGAAGGCACCTGGGCGTGTGCCACGACGTGTGCCACGCCGCCGTGCTCTTCGCGGACCAGGCCCAGACGCTCGCCGCGTACCGGCACGCCGGGATCGGGGTGCACAAGGTGCAGCTGACCAGCGCTCCGGACGTGGTCTTCGACGGCTTGGACGAGCCGATGGCCGACGAGGCCGTCGCGCTGCTCCGCACGCTGCCCGGGGAGCGCAGCCTGCGCCAGACCTCCCTCGGCGGAGAGGCGTCGGGCTTCTTCGAGGACCTCGGCGAGGCGCTGTCGGCCCACCCCCGGCCCGGCGGCCGGTGGCGGGTGCACCACCACCTGCCGCTGACGCTGGCGGGGCTCGGCCCCCTGCGGACGACGCGCAACGCCGTGGCGGAGGCGCTCGAGGACCTGGCGGCGCACGGCGAGCGACCCCTCCTCGAGACGGAGACCTACACCTGGGAAGCGCTGCCGCCGGCGCTGCGGGCGGGCTCCCTCGCGGAGGGGCTCGCCGGCGAGCTCGCCTGGGCGCGGGCGCGGATCGATCGGGCGTGGAGCCGGTGA